Proteins from a single region of Halichoerus grypus chromosome 13, mHalGry1.hap1.1, whole genome shotgun sequence:
- the FICD gene encoding protein adenylyltransferase FICD, with translation MTLVLMASVMAVTEPKWVSVWGRFLWVMLLSMVLGSLLALLLPLGALEEQCLTVLKGFYLLRSKLDRVQHAVTKCSSPSTELSVTSGDAPPLAVKTKASPAGKLEAKAALNQALEMKRQGKREKAHKLFLHALKMDPDFVDALNEFGIFSEEDKDIIQADYLYTRALTISPYHEKALVNRDRTLPLVEEIDQRYFSIIDSKVKKVMSIPKGNSALRRVMEETYYHHIYHTVAIEGNTLTLSEIRHILETRYAVPGKSLEEQNEVIGMHAAMTYINTTLVSRIGSVTISDVLEIHRRVLGYVDPVEAGRFRTTQVLVGHHIPPHPQDVEKQMQEFIQWLNSEDAMNLHPVEFAALAHYKLVYIHPFIDGNGRTSRLLMNLILMQAGYPPITIRKEQRSEYYHVLEVANEGDVRPFIRFIAKCTETTLDTLLFATTEYPVALPEATPNHSGFKETLPVKP, from the exons ATGACACTCGTGCTGATGGCTTCAGTGATGGCAGTGACTGAACCAAAATGGGTCTCCGTCTGGGGCCGCTTCCTGTGGGTGATGCTGCTGAGCATGGTGTTGGGGTCCCTGCTGGCGCTGCTGCTGCCACTGGGGGCCTTAGAAGAGCAATGTCTGACCGTGCTCAAAGGCTTCTACCTGCTCAGGAGCAAGTTGGACAGGGTGCAGCATGCCGTCACCAAGTGTAGCAGCCCGTCCACAGAGCTCAGTGTCACCTCCGGAGATGCACCACCGCTGGCGGTCAAGACCAAGGCCTCTCCAG CTGGTAAGTTGGAAGCCAAAGCAGCTCTGAACCAAGCCCTGGAGATGAAACGCCAAGGCAAGCGGGAGAAAGCCCACAAGCTCTTCCTGCACGCCCTCAAAATGGACCCAGACTTCGTGGATGCACTCAACGAGTTTGGCATCTTTTCAGAAGAGGACAAGGACATCATCCAGGCGGATTACTTATACACCAGAGCGTTGACCATCTCGCCCTACCATGAGAAAGCGCTGGTCAACCGGGACCGGACGCTGCCGCTGGTCGAGGAGATCGACCAGAGGTATTTTAGCATCATCGACAGCAAAGTGAAGAAGGTCATGTCCATCCCCAAGGGCAACTCTGCGCTGCGCAGAGTCATGGAGGAAACCTACTACCATCACATCTACCACACAGTCGCGATCGAGGGCAACACCCTCACCCTTTCGGAAATCAGGCACATCCTGGAGACCCGCTACGCCGTGCCAGGGAAAAGCCTGGAGGAGCAGAACGAGGTTATCGGCATGCACGCAGCAATGACGTACATCAACACAACGCTAGTCTCCCGCATCGGGTCTGTCACCATCAGCGACGTGTTGGAGATCCATAGGCGGGTGCTGGGTTACGTGGATCCAGTGGAAGCTGGCAGGTTTCGGACGACACAGGTCCTCGTGGGACACCACATCCCTCCCCATCCTCAAGATGTGGAAAAGCAGATGCAGGAGTTCATCCAGTGGCTCAACTCCGAGGACGCCATGAATCTGCACCCAGTGGAGTTCGCGGCCTTGGCCCATTATAAATTGGTTTACATCCACCCTTTCATCGATGGCAACGGAAGGACCTCGCGCCTGCTCATGAACCTCATCCTGATGCAGGCGGGCTACCCCCCCATCACCATCCGCAAGGAGCAGAGGTCCGAGTACTACCATGTACTGGAGGTCGCCAATGAAGGCGACGTGAGGCCATTCATCCGCTTCATCGCCAAGTGTACGGAGACCACTCTGGACACCCTGCTCTTTGCCACGACAGAGTACCCGGTGGCACTGCCCGAGGCCACACCCAACCACTCCGGGTTTAAGGAGACACTGCCTGTGAAGCCCTAA